The Bacillus carboniphilus genome contains a region encoding:
- a CDS encoding heptaprenyl diphosphate synthase component 1, with amino-acid sequence MQEYTLNKTNIRQSLKDHLSHSYLLKYIQQPEIDEDKLLLLLAFFEGLPDLTVKQKHTYVITTLLVQIALDTHEQVTSDKITSQEQLVQRQLTVLAGDFYSGLYYQLLSQIDDISLVRTLARAIKEINEHKMRIYEGNQGEIISLTIVESSLYKHLFSYYNCSSWVQLAESFLMYKKLNLQLPSLFGLDHSILDHSKFNQSILIKSLSNLDHSQVGFHTHYKNQLVNRIESLINSETSHPKYILNTAVEDE; translated from the coding sequence TTGCAAGAATATACTTTAAATAAAACAAATATACGACAAAGCCTAAAAGATCATCTTTCTCATTCATATTTGTTGAAGTATATTCAACAACCTGAAATTGATGAAGATAAATTATTATTATTATTAGCATTCTTTGAAGGTTTACCAGACCTTACAGTTAAACAGAAACATACATATGTTATTACAACTCTGTTAGTGCAAATTGCTCTAGATACCCACGAACAGGTGACCAGCGATAAAATAACAAGTCAAGAACAACTAGTTCAAAGACAGTTAACAGTCCTTGCTGGGGATTTTTATAGTGGATTATACTACCAACTCCTGTCTCAAATAGATGATATTAGCTTAGTTCGAACCTTGGCTAGAGCTATTAAAGAAATTAATGAGCATAAGATGCGAATTTATGAAGGAAATCAAGGTGAAATAATAAGTCTAACAATTGTGGAATCCTCTTTATATAAACATTTGTTTAGCTATTATAATTGTTCTTCTTGGGTACAGCTTGCAGAATCCTTTTTGATGTATAAAAAACTAAATTTACAATTACCTTCACTTTTTGGACTGGATCACTCAATTTTAGACCATAGTAAATTTAATCAATCTATACTAATAAAATCACTTAGTAATTTAGACCATTCCCAAGTAGGATTTCACACACATTATAAAAACCAATTAGTAAACCGAATAGAAAGTTTAATTAATAGTGAAACCTCACATCCTAAATATATTTTAAATACAGCGGTAGAGGATGAGTAA
- a CDS encoding demethylmenaquinone methyltransferase, producing the protein MPKAKEERVHDVFEKIYKNYDKMNSIISFKRHIKWREETMKHMAVKEASHCLDVCCGTADWTIRLAEAVGNKGRVVGLDFSENMLQIGQEKVKHEQLDYIELIHGNAMNLPFDDNSFDYVTIGFGLRNVPDYNQVLQEMTRVVKPGGKVVCLETSQPTMIGFKQGYQFYFRHLMPFFGKIFAGSYEEYSWLQESAKDFPDMKKLKFMFEQAGLQHVQVKSFTGGVAAMHLGIKPEKN; encoded by the coding sequence TTGCCAAAGGCTAAAGAAGAACGTGTCCATGATGTTTTTGAAAAGATTTATAAAAATTATGATAAAATGAATTCCATCATAAGCTTCAAGCGTCACATAAAATGGCGGGAAGAGACGATGAAGCATATGGCTGTTAAAGAAGCAAGTCATTGTTTAGATGTATGTTGCGGGACTGCCGATTGGACTATTCGTTTGGCAGAAGCTGTCGGTAATAAGGGGAGAGTAGTTGGGCTCGATTTTAGTGAAAATATGCTGCAAATAGGCCAAGAAAAAGTCAAACATGAGCAGTTAGATTATATTGAACTCATTCATGGAAATGCTATGAATCTTCCCTTTGACGATAACAGCTTTGATTACGTAACGATTGGTTTTGGTCTTCGAAATGTTCCAGATTATAATCAAGTTTTACAGGAGATGACTCGTGTAGTTAAACCTGGGGGAAAAGTTGTATGTTTAGAAACTTCTCAACCAACAATGATTGGATTCAAACAAGGGTACCAGTTTTATTTTCGTCATTTAATGCCTTTTTTTGGAAAAATATTTGCTGGTAGTTATGAAGAGTATTCATGGCTTCAAGAGTCCGCGAAAGACTTTCCAGATATGAAAAAATTAAAATTTATGTTTGAGCAAGCAGGTCTTCAACACGTCCAAGTAAAATCGTTTACTGGTGGAGTTGCAGCCATGCATTTAGGAATTAAACCTGAAAAAAATTAA
- the folE gene encoding GTP cyclohydrolase I FolE: protein MKQIDIQQIESAIKLILEAIGEDPNREGLLDTPKRVAKMYEEVFSGLRDDPKEYFQTIFGEDHEELVLVKDIPFYSMCEHHLVPFFGHAHVAYIPKGGKVTGLSKLARAVEAVAKRPQLQERITSTVADSIVDSLDPHGVMVIVEAEHMCMTMRGVKKPGSKTVTSAVRGVFTEDAAGGS, encoded by the coding sequence ATGAAACAAATTGATATACAACAAATTGAATCTGCAATTAAATTAATTCTTGAAGCAATCGGAGAAGATCCCAATAGAGAAGGTTTACTTGATACTCCAAAAAGAGTAGCAAAAATGTATGAAGAAGTTTTCTCAGGACTCAGAGATGATCCTAAAGAATATTTCCAGACCATTTTCGGAGAGGATCATGAAGAATTAGTCCTTGTAAAGGATATCCCTTTTTATTCGATGTGTGAACATCACCTTGTTCCTTTTTTTGGACATGCTCATGTTGCCTATATTCCTAAAGGGGGTAAGGTTACAGGATTAAGTAAATTAGCTAGGGCTGTTGAAGCGGTGGCAAAACGACCACAGTTACAAGAAAGAATTACCTCAACTGTTGCAGATAGCATAGTAGATTCTCTTGATCCGCATGGTGTAATGGTGATCGTTGAAGCAGAACATATGTGCATGACCATGAGAGGTGTGAAGAAGCCAGGGTCTAAAACAGTTACTTCTGCAGTAAGAGGTGTTTTTACTGAAGATGCTGCAGGAGGCAGCTAG
- the aroH gene encoding chorismate mutase, translating into MIVRGIRGATTVDRNEEKQITEASMNLLKEMIKLNNIQSEQVASLFISVTSDLSASFPAKALRQLEGYQFVPVMCMKEIDVKDSMPMCIRMMMHINTTMDQVDIHHVYLKEAVGLRPDLIDK; encoded by the coding sequence ATGATTGTTAGAGGGATAAGAGGAGCTACTACCGTTGATCGAAATGAGGAGAAGCAAATAACAGAGGCATCCATGAATTTATTAAAGGAAATGATAAAGCTTAACAACATTCAGTCAGAGCAAGTTGCATCTCTGTTTATTTCTGTTACGTCTGATTTATCTGCTTCTTTCCCTGCAAAAGCACTCAGGCAACTAGAAGGATATCAATTTGTTCCAGTAATGTGCATGAAGGAAATCGATGTAAAAGATAGCATGCCGATGTGTATTAGAATGATGATGCATATAAATACAACAATGGATCAAGTGGATATTCATCATGTATATTTAAAAGAGGCAGTAGGCTTAAGACCCGATCTTATTGACAAATAA
- the mtrB gene encoding trp RNA-binding attenuation protein MtrB, whose product MKQLGNDYVVIKAQEDGVNVIGLTRGSDTRFHHSEKLDKGEVMIAQFTEHTSAIKVRGKSVIKTSYGEVETDSRK is encoded by the coding sequence ATGAAACAATTAGGAAATGATTATGTTGTGATAAAAGCGCAAGAGGATGGTGTTAATGTTATAGGTTTAACTAGGGGAAGCGATACACGTTTCCACCATTCTGAAAAGCTAGACAAAGGCGAAGTCATGATTGCTCAATTTACAGAACATACGTCAGCAATCAAAGTAAGAGGGAAATCTGTCATTAAAACAAGTTATGGAGAAGTTGAAACGGATTCCCGAAAATAA
- the aroB gene encoding 3-dehydroquinate synthase, whose amino-acid sequence MERIWVHATSKSYPVLIGQDILATFPEVIKEVVNRTEKVLIYVDENVYSYHYDQLISILQPHFKEVFTYIVPSGESSKSFQQYYDGITFALEKGLNRKSLILAFGGGVVGDLTGFIASTYMRGIPYIQIPTTLLAHDSAIGGKVAINHPLGKNLIGAFYQPNAVFFETSFLKTLSHKQWLSGLAEVIKYGFIDDPDFLMELQKNVQKVEDLSDSFIKKIISKGIKIKAKIVKDDEQEKGVRAYLNFGHTLGHAIESLYGYGKVTHGSAVATGMMFALWLSENISEKSLHYLQLLNWMTQMGYQSTIDSTISTETFVEKMKQDKKSTDDYIKMVLLDRIGHPFIKDFTKEELMSYLNIWRQEGKK is encoded by the coding sequence ATGGAAAGAATCTGGGTACATGCGACTAGTAAAAGCTATCCTGTTCTCATTGGTCAGGACATCTTAGCGACTTTTCCAGAAGTAATAAAAGAAGTAGTAAATCGAACAGAGAAAGTCCTAATTTATGTGGACGAAAATGTCTACAGTTATCACTATGATCAACTAATATCTATATTGCAACCTCACTTTAAAGAGGTCTTCACGTATATAGTCCCGAGTGGTGAATCATCTAAATCGTTTCAACAATACTATGATGGAATTACATTTGCTTTGGAGAAAGGGTTAAACCGAAAGTCATTAATATTGGCATTTGGTGGTGGGGTTGTTGGTGACTTAACCGGGTTTATTGCGTCTACTTACATGCGTGGTATCCCTTATATCCAAATCCCAACTACGCTTCTTGCCCATGATAGTGCAATCGGAGGGAAAGTGGCGATAAACCATCCGTTAGGAAAAAATTTAATCGGTGCTTTTTATCAGCCAAACGCAGTGTTTTTTGAAACGAGCTTTTTAAAAACTCTCTCCCATAAACAATGGTTAAGTGGCTTGGCAGAAGTTATCAAATACGGGTTTATCGATGATCCTGATTTTCTAATGGAACTTCAAAAGAACGTGCAAAAAGTTGAGGACTTATCAGATTCGTTTATCAAAAAAATCATTTCAAAAGGAATTAAAATTAAAGCGAAAATAGTAAAGGATGATGAACAAGAAAAGGGTGTTCGAGCTTATTTGAATTTTGGCCATACGTTAGGTCATGCGATTGAATCTTTGTATGGATATGGAAAAGTAACCCATGGTTCGGCTGTTGCAACTGGAATGATGTTCGCTTTATGGTTGAGTGAAAATATAAGTGAAAAATCATTACATTACCTACAATTATTGAATTGGATGACACAAATGGGCTACCAATCCACCATTGACTCTACGATTTCTACTGAAACGTTTGTTGAAAAGATGAAACAAGATAAAAAGTCGACGGATGATTATATAAAGATGGTTTTACTTGACCGAATAGGTCATCCATTTATAAAAGATTTTACTAAAGAAGAACTCATGAGTTACTTAAATATTTGGAGGCAGGAGGGAAAGAAATGA
- a CDS encoding CheR family methyltransferase → MEEKSYQQFIANIKKTMGIDLFLYKEGQMKRRLTSLFMKRGFESFDQYFWALKQDQHLKQEFLDRITINVSQFFRNKNRWDIFEKNILPPLLNKKESLKVWSAACSSGEEPYTIAMILSKHLPLSKVNIVATDIDDRMLEKAKTGVYSELSLQETSNDMIQKHFTKVEDQFFIHDDIKKCVEFKKHNLLADSFEKQVDFLVCRNVLIYFTEQAKVELYKRFSSSLNKEGILFVGSTEQIFSPSQYDLHTIETFFYQKY, encoded by the coding sequence ATGGAGGAAAAATCATATCAACAATTTATCGCAAATATTAAAAAAACGATGGGAATAGATTTGTTTTTGTATAAAGAAGGACAAATGAAAAGGAGATTAACGTCCCTTTTTATGAAACGAGGATTTGAAAGCTTTGATCAATATTTTTGGGCATTAAAGCAGGATCAACACTTGAAGCAAGAATTTCTTGATCGAATTACAATCAATGTTTCCCAATTTTTTCGAAATAAAAATAGGTGGGATATTTTTGAGAAAAATATTCTTCCCCCTTTATTAAATAAAAAGGAAAGCTTAAAAGTATGGAGTGCCGCTTGTTCTAGTGGGGAGGAACCTTATACGATTGCGATGATTCTTTCGAAGCATTTGCCCCTTTCAAAAGTGAACATTGTAGCTACAGATATTGACGATCGTATGCTTGAGAAAGCGAAAACAGGGGTGTATTCTGAATTGTCATTGCAAGAGACTTCAAATGATATGATTCAAAAGCATTTTACCAAGGTGGAGGATCAGTTTTTCATTCATGATGATATAAAAAAGTGTGTAGAATTTAAAAAACATAATCTTCTAGCAGATTCCTTTGAAAAACAAGTAGACTTTCTTGTTTGTCGGAACGTTTTGATTTATTTTACTGAACAAGCAAAGGTAGAATTATACAAACGGTTTAGCAGCTCTTTAAATAAGGAAGGTATTCTATTTGTAGGAAGTACAGAACAAATTTTTTCCCCTAGTCAATATGACCTTCACACAATCGAAACATTTTTTTATCAAAAATATTAA
- the spoIVA gene encoding stage IV sporulation protein A: MEKVDIFKDIAERTGGDIYLGVVGAVRTGKSTFIKKFMELVVIPNITTEADKTRAQDELPQSAAGKTIMTTEPKFVPNQAANVHVDDGLNVNIRMVDCVGYTVPGAKGYEDENGPRMINTPWYEEPIPFNEAAEIGTRKVIQEHSTIGVVVTTDGTIGDIPRSDYVAAEERVIEELKEVGKPFIMIINTVHPYHSETEALRRELNEKYDIPVLAISVESMRESDVINVLREALFEFPVLEVNVNLPSWVMVLKEEHWLRESFQDSVQDTVKDIKRLRDVDRVVSYFGEYDFISRASLAGIEMGQGIAEIDLFAPDDLYDQILKEVVGVEIRGKDHLLQLMQDFSHAKSEYDHVADALKMVKQTGYGVAAPALQDMSLEEPEIIRQGSRFGVRLRAVAPSIHMIKVDVESEFAPIIGTEKQSEELVRYLMQDFEDDPLSIWNSDIFGRSLSSLVREGIQAKLSLMPENARYKLKETLERIINEGSGGLIAIIL, translated from the coding sequence TTGGAAAAGGTAGATATTTTCAAAGATATTGCTGAACGAACGGGAGGCGATATTTATCTTGGAGTTGTTGGGGCAGTTCGAACAGGTAAATCGACGTTTATAAAGAAATTTATGGAGTTAGTAGTGATTCCTAATATTACGACAGAGGCAGATAAAACAAGGGCTCAAGATGAACTCCCTCAAAGTGCTGCTGGTAAAACCATAATGACGACAGAGCCTAAATTTGTTCCAAATCAAGCTGCAAATGTTCATGTTGACGATGGTCTAAATGTAAATATTCGTATGGTCGATTGTGTAGGATACACAGTTCCTGGTGCTAAAGGATATGAAGATGAAAATGGACCTAGGATGATTAATACACCTTGGTATGAAGAACCGATCCCATTTAATGAAGCGGCAGAAATTGGTACAAGAAAAGTAATACAAGAGCATTCAACAATTGGCGTTGTTGTCACAACAGATGGGACAATTGGCGATATTCCAAGAAGTGACTATGTAGCAGCAGAAGAACGAGTGATTGAAGAGTTAAAAGAAGTTGGGAAACCTTTTATCATGATAATTAATACTGTTCACCCTTATCATTCAGAGACAGAAGCATTAAGACGAGAATTGAATGAAAAATATGATATTCCTGTTTTAGCAATTAGCGTAGAAAGCATGAGAGAATCAGATGTAATCAATGTTTTACGAGAAGCACTTTTTGAATTCCCTGTATTAGAAGTTAATGTGAATTTGCCTAGTTGGGTGATGGTATTAAAAGAGGAACATTGGTTAAGGGAGAGCTTCCAAGACTCCGTTCAAGATACTGTTAAGGATATTAAAAGGCTTCGTGATGTTGACAGGGTTGTGAGTTATTTTGGTGAGTATGATTTTATCAGTCGGGCATCTTTAGCTGGTATTGAAATGGGGCAAGGGATCGCAGAAATTGATTTGTTTGCACCAGATGATCTATATGATCAAATATTAAAAGAAGTTGTTGGTGTTGAAATTCGTGGAAAAGATCATTTACTTCAGCTTATGCAAGACTTTTCTCATGCTAAATCTGAATATGATCATGTTGCAGATGCACTTAAAATGGTTAAACAAACGGGTTATGGCGTTGCGGCACCTGCTCTTCAAGATATGAGCTTAGAAGAGCCTGAAATTATTCGTCAAGGATCACGTTTTGGGGTTCGATTGAGGGCTGTAGCCCCTTCCATTCATATGATTAAAGTAGACGTGGAAAGTGAGTTTGCTCCGATAATTGGGACTGAAAAACAAAGTGAAGAGCTTGTTCGATATTTAATGCAAGATTTTGAAGATGATCCTTTATCCATCTGGAATTCAGATATATTTGGGCGTTCATTAAGTAGTCTAGTTAGAGAGGGAATTCAAGCTAAACTATCCTTAATGCCAGAAAACGCTAGGTACAAACTGAAAGAAACTCTCGAAAGAATCATTAATGAAGGGTCCGGAGGATTAATTGCGATTATTCTTTAA
- a CDS encoding DUF2768 domain-containing protein — translation MSPGLLKMWISLIAMGLMFIAVFCVYLSRFKLKGIFKAVITIIGYICLIVSGIIIFFVVFSGPVNE, via the coding sequence ATGTCTCCAGGACTATTGAAAATGTGGATTTCACTTATTGCGATGGGGTTAATGTTCATTGCTGTTTTTTGTGTTTATTTAAGTCGATTTAAGTTAAAGGGGATTTTTAAAGCTGTTATAACGATTATAGGATATATATGTTTAATCGTTTCTGGAATCATTATATTTTTTGTTGTTTTCAGTGGACCAGTAAATGAATGA
- a CDS encoding anthranilate synthase component I family protein, whose amino-acid sequence MNPLFSQFCEDANKFNTIPIVESMFVDQLTPLQIFHLFKEQAVYFLESFDEESPWSRFSFIGISPQYYVEECHGLFVAKDKADNMIEKNSSLSDLMQQLTNRLKVKVADIDAPFKGGAVGTIGYDAVHMFEKMVSHPEKKADSSVELVICEFVIAIDQRRQKVHFIKYVEVKGDLKEKYDHSIQQLTKLKAKLLTNTQVLSPIQFENKVNNEDLFTNVSSNYSKSKFVEDVEQIKEYIRAGDIFQAVLSQRFELEVKFTAFTLYRVLRMINPSPYLFYYKGKTEELIGSSPERLINVIGDELEIHPIAGTRRRGETAKEDQVIANQLKEDSKELAEHHMLVDLARNDLGRVSQYGTVQTPIQKEIVYFSHVMHMISKVTGKRREDIHPVDALTEAFPAGTVSGAPKIRAMQILNELEPTARQSYAGAMAYIGYDGNIDSCITIRTIRLKENKAYIQAGAGIVADSIPENEWKETRNKASALIFAIKLAEQCDLLCEVSVQ is encoded by the coding sequence ATGAACCCTCTTTTTTCACAGTTTTGTGAAGATGCCAACAAGTTTAATACCATTCCAATTGTAGAGAGTATGTTTGTAGACCAACTTACGCCATTACAAATCTTTCATCTGTTCAAAGAACAGGCGGTATACTTTTTAGAAAGCTTTGATGAGGAATCACCTTGGTCTCGTTTTTCTTTTATTGGCATAAGCCCACAATATTATGTCGAAGAATGTCATGGTTTGTTTGTCGCGAAAGACAAAGCGGATAACATGATTGAAAAAAATTCTTCGTTAAGTGATTTAATGCAGCAATTGACGAATCGTTTAAAAGTCAAAGTGGCCGATATTGATGCTCCGTTTAAAGGAGGAGCCGTAGGGACAATCGGGTATGATGCGGTTCACATGTTTGAGAAAATGGTCAGCCATCCAGAAAAAAAAGCAGATTCATCGGTTGAACTCGTGATTTGTGAGTTCGTCATTGCGATAGACCAACGGAGACAGAAAGTGCATTTTATCAAATATGTCGAAGTAAAGGGCGATCTAAAAGAAAAATATGATCATTCTATTCAGCAATTAACGAAGCTAAAAGCAAAGTTGTTGACAAACACTCAAGTACTCTCTCCTATTCAATTTGAAAATAAAGTAAACAATGAAGATTTGTTTACAAATGTTTCTTCCAATTATTCAAAATCTAAGTTTGTAGAAGATGTGGAGCAAATTAAAGAATACATTCGTGCTGGAGATATATTTCAAGCTGTATTATCACAACGCTTTGAACTGGAAGTTAAATTCACTGCGTTCACACTATATCGTGTATTACGAATGATTAATCCGTCTCCTTATTTATTTTATTATAAAGGGAAAACAGAAGAACTCATTGGAAGCTCTCCTGAAAGATTAATCAATGTCATAGGAGATGAACTAGAAATTCATCCTATTGCGGGGACACGGCGAAGGGGAGAAACAGCAAAAGAAGATCAAGTAATTGCCAATCAGCTGAAAGAAGATTCAAAAGAATTAGCAGAGCATCATATGTTAGTGGATTTAGCAAGAAATGACTTAGGAAGAGTGAGCCAATATGGAACGGTGCAAACTCCTATTCAAAAAGAGATTGTTTATTTTTCTCATGTAATGCATATGATTTCCAAAGTGACAGGGAAAAGAAGAGAGGACATACATCCTGTTGATGCCTTAACCGAAGCATTCCCAGCAGGCACTGTATCCGGTGCTCCTAAAATCCGAGCCATGCAAATCTTAAATGAACTAGAACCAACGGCTAGGCAAAGTTATGCAGGTGCGATGGCTTATATCGGCTATGATGGCAATATTGATTCTTGCATTACGATTCGTACAATTAGACTTAAAGAAAATAAAGCCTATATTCAAGCAGGAGCGGGAATCGTAGCTGATTCAATACCAGAAAATGAATGGAAAGAAACACGTAACAAAGCTAGTGCACTCATTTTTGCGATCAAGCTAGCAGAGCAATGTGACTTGCTATGTGAGGTGAGTGTACAGTGA
- the hepT gene encoding heptaprenyl diphosphate synthase component II, with protein sequence MKLNAVFSFIKNDLKEIESELERTIQSEYPLLSEAGLHLLQAGGKRIRPVFVMLSSMFGDYDIKRVKRVAVSLELIHMASLVHDDVIDDAKLRRGKPTIKEKWDNRIAMYTGDFLFARSLEMITFLDNPLAHKLLSKTIVEVCLGEIEQIKDKFNVDQNLRQYLQRIKRKTALLIATSCQLGAISTEVDDVTHQRLFWFGYYIGMSYQIIDDILDFTSSEKKLGKPVGSDLLQGNITLPVLYSLHDPKLSGRIKKINKDTPANEMTNIIKEIRKSPAIDQSFELSNRYLHKALNILDKLPDGEHKIKLEEIANYIGKRKF encoded by the coding sequence ATGAAGCTTAATGCTGTTTTTTCGTTTATAAAAAATGATCTTAAAGAAATAGAATCTGAATTAGAGAGAACCATTCAATCTGAATATCCATTATTGAGTGAAGCAGGGCTACATCTTCTTCAAGCAGGAGGAAAGCGAATTCGTCCTGTTTTCGTTATGCTATCCAGTATGTTTGGTGACTACGATATTAAAAGGGTTAAACGAGTGGCTGTTTCACTTGAATTAATTCATATGGCTTCTCTTGTACATGACGATGTCATTGATGATGCGAAGCTAAGGAGAGGCAAGCCAACCATAAAGGAAAAATGGGACAATCGGATTGCGATGTATACTGGAGATTTTCTGTTTGCACGTTCACTTGAAATGATTACATTTTTAGATAACCCACTTGCCCACAAACTTTTGTCTAAAACTATCGTTGAAGTATGTTTAGGAGAGATTGAACAAATAAAAGATAAATTTAATGTTGATCAAAACTTACGTCAATATTTGCAAAGGATTAAAAGAAAAACAGCATTACTAATTGCGACAAGTTGTCAACTAGGGGCCATATCTACAGAAGTTGATGATGTTACTCATCAAAGGTTATTTTGGTTTGGTTATTATATTGGCATGTCATATCAAATTATTGATGATATTCTGGACTTTACTTCATCTGAAAAAAAGCTAGGGAAACCAGTAGGAAGTGATCTTCTTCAAGGGAATATAACATTACCCGTTCTATATTCTTTACATGACCCTAAACTGTCAGGTCGAATTAAAAAGATCAATAAAGATACCCCTGCTAATGAGATGACAAATATTATTAAAGAAATAAGAAAAAGTCCAGCCATCGATCAATCCTTTGAATTAAGTAATCGTTATTTACATAAAGCTTTAAATATATTAGATAAGTTACCAGATGGAGAACATAAAATAAAGCTTGAAGAGATTGCGAACTATATTGGTAAGAGAAAGTTTTAA
- the ndk gene encoding nucleoside-diphosphate kinase, with amino-acid sequence MEKTFLMVKPDGVQRQLIGEIVAKFEKKGFQLVGAKLMQIPTSLAEKHYGEHEGKPFFGELVDFITSGPVFAMVWQGDHVIEVARQMMGKTNPKEALPGTIRGDYGMFVGKNIIHGSDSLESAEREIGLFFKEDELISYDSSLNHWIY; translated from the coding sequence ATGGAGAAAACATTTTTAATGGTCAAGCCAGATGGAGTGCAACGTCAATTAATTGGGGAAATTGTTGCCAAGTTTGAAAAAAAAGGATTTCAATTAGTAGGTGCAAAGCTCATGCAAATTCCAACTTCTTTAGCAGAGAAGCATTATGGTGAGCATGAAGGGAAACCTTTCTTCGGAGAACTGGTGGACTTTATTACTTCAGGGCCGGTATTTGCCATGGTTTGGCAAGGAGATCATGTAATTGAGGTTGCTAGACAAATGATGGGGAAAACAAACCCGAAAGAAGCATTACCTGGAACAATCCGCGGTGACTACGGTATGTTTGTTGGAAAAAATATTATCCATGGTTCAGATTCTCTTGAAAGTGCTGAAAGAGAAATTGGCTTATTCTTCAAAGAAGATGAACTTATATCGTATGATTCTTCTTTAAACCATTGGATTTATTAA
- the aroC gene encoding chorismate synthase: MRYLTAGESHGPQLTAILEGVPAGLSLSVDDINVELQRRQKGYGRGRRMQIEKDTVQIKSGVRHGRTLGSPITLVVENNDWKHWTNIMAIEPISEEQENNIKRKISRPRPGHADLNGAMKYGHRDIRNVLERSSARETTIRVAAGAVAKKILKELNIDVAGHVIEIGGIKAKNKAYSSLQQLKSVTEQSPVRCFDQEIEKTMMNQIDQAKENGDSIGGIVEVIVEGLPPGLGSYVHYDKKLDAKIDQAIVSINAFKGVEFGIGFDAAHTYGSKVHDEIIWDEINGYTRKTNHLGGFEGGMTTGMPVVVRGVMKPIPTLYKPLNSVDIETKETFAASIERSDSCAVPAASVVAESVVAWELAHAILEQFGRDQMDFIKKDLDQFSAYTRKF, from the coding sequence ATGAGATATTTAACAGCTGGTGAATCGCATGGTCCTCAATTAACAGCGATTTTAGAAGGAGTACCTGCTGGTTTATCTTTATCAGTAGATGATATAAATGTGGAGCTTCAAAGAAGGCAAAAAGGGTATGGTCGAGGAAGAAGGATGCAAATTGAAAAAGACACCGTGCAAATAAAAAGTGGAGTCAGACATGGTCGTACGCTAGGTTCACCTATTACGCTAGTAGTTGAAAACAACGATTGGAAACACTGGACCAATATTATGGCAATTGAGCCTATTTCTGAAGAGCAAGAGAATAATATAAAGAGAAAAATTTCTAGACCAAGGCCAGGTCATGCAGACTTGAATGGAGCCATGAAGTATGGACATCGCGATATCAGAAATGTGTTAGAAAGATCATCTGCACGTGAGACGACGATCCGTGTTGCAGCGGGGGCAGTTGCTAAAAAGATTTTGAAGGAGCTAAATATCGACGTTGCAGGACATGTGATAGAAATTGGTGGAATCAAAGCGAAAAATAAAGCCTATTCCTCTTTACAACAACTAAAGTCTGTAACTGAACAATCTCCTGTTCGCTGTTTTGATCAAGAGATTGAAAAAACAATGATGAATCAAATTGATCAGGCAAAGGAAAATGGAGATTCAATTGGAGGAATTGTGGAGGTTATTGTTGAAGGGTTACCTCCTGGATTAGGAAGCTACGTACATTATGATAAAAAACTCGATGCAAAAATAGATCAAGCAATTGTTAGTATAAATGCTTTTAAAGGTGTTGAGTTTGGAATTGGATTTGATGCCGCGCATACATATGGAAGTAAAGTCCATGATGAAATTATCTGGGATGAGATTAATGGCTATACTCGTAAAACCAATCATTTAGGAGGCTTTGAAGGAGGTATGACGACTGGAATGCCTGTCGTGGTTAGAGGAGTAATGAAGCCTATACCAACCTTATATAAGCCGCTGAATAGTGTTGATATTGAAACAAAAGAAACATTTGCAGCAAGTATTGAACGTTCAGATAGTTGTGCAGTTCCTGCTGCGAGTGTCGTGGCTGAGTCTGTGGTTGCTTGGGAACTCGCACATGCCATCCTTGAGCAATTTGGAAGGGATCAAATGGATTTTATTAAAAAAGATTTAGATCAATTTTCTGCCTATACGAGGAAGTTTTAA